The Belonocnema kinseyi isolate 2016_QV_RU_SX_M_011 chromosome 1, B_treatae_v1, whole genome shotgun sequence genomic interval NNNNNNNNNNNNNNNNNNNNNNNNNNNNNNNNNNNNNNNNNNNNNNNNNNNNNNNNNNNNNNNNNNNNNNNNNNNNNNNNNNNNNNNNNNNNNNNNNATTGCTATTCCGATAAAATCTTTTGTTGTGCGTGAGATTATGAGAAATTCGTGAGGCGGCTTCTAACCGTGAAACAGGGCATACGTTTTCCAGTGGTAGTTTCACACTCATACTAATATTTTTAGGGCTTGCTGATCTTCTATGATTTCGTCATTCGCTTCCATATCTTTGTCTCCGGTTTCAAGTGATAGTAGGTCATCGGGGTTATCAAGATTATCTCCTGCAATGATGCGTCCGCTCTGTATTTCAGATTCATTAGTTCTAtctgaaatttatcaatttttaaaaagaatttttgtcacCTCGACAATTTACATATCCAACGCCGATTTACCTATTTTTATGTTATcgtattatattatttacattttttacctgGAATACTTTCCCACAAAGTAGGTGCGCCAAAAGTGTTGAGtgcatttataaatttaacaaaactgtCATCTTCATCATCCATGacggttttttttttatctttataatgtaattttgaattttccacatttttctaATCTTTTGTTGGATCACTCGGATCAAAAGATCAGTTTCTTCAAACGCTGAAATACTAGAATCTGATTCGGAGATTCGGTTTTccggaattattttttcttcttcttccatAACTTTATCGAGAGCCAGATTTAACGCAGCATCATGCGTGTCATCTTCAAAAACGTAATCCATGATCCCCTTTACTATAAACACAAGATTTTGtacacattaatttttcattcgatCACTATTACAAATTTACCTGTATTTTATACGATAATCAGAGCCTACACTTTTCGATTCAAATTACTAAGTGATAAAAaggacaaaaataatgtttatatttgttcaaattaCTTCCCAAGTAAATATTGATAAATCAACATCAGATTTTGTACGACACTGTAACCATCGAGACCTCTCGATTTTATATTATCggaaacaatttttagaatatttctattGTTTTGAAAGATTCCCAAACGGTACGCTTTTATCATGATACGTTAGCTGCATCTATTCAAGATTTATTTAAACGATTATGTTAACCCTTTCTTTGTAAACGTCATGAAATGGTCACTACTGTTTCTTCATTTGTGAGAATTTTGTATCGTTTAGAGTATAATCTTGACAAGGAACCACAGATATCAAGAGATCATGACTTTTAAGCCGAAATTCACTATTTCTCAGCATATGCTGTTATCCCAAAATTTTATAGCTCCTAATCTTTAAACTGTCTGGCAACTGACCGTCACTTCTAGAGGAAATAACTTTTAATCATTTGATCCATAATGATTTGAGAGGAAAATAGAGTATTTGATTTCTATTTCCTCTTATTACCCAATATCTGCCtcctaatattttctaaaattttaataggaattttatattgttgagagaatacggatactatctgacgctaagagaagtctagagcggaggaagaggtgggtcagagaaaatcaacagtttctctctgacccatctcgactcttccaagaccctaaGTTACAGTCgaatacccacccaaaccagaagaggtcgaagtattttgaagagaagtctacgaagttcagcatagactggacgaagactcaaaaaatataaatagcttcaaggagttatgtgttgccctcataacacctgataaagaatgcNNNNNNNNNNNNNNNNNNNNNNNNNNNNNNNNNNNNNNNNNNNNNNNNNNNNNNNNNNNNNNNNNNNNNNNNNNNNNNNNNNNNNNNNNNNNNNNNNNNNTACTGACTCATTTCACTATGTACGATAAATGAATATGGTAAATGAAGCTCATTGAGGTTTTCAAGGTTATCTCCTTCAACTCCTCGTCCGCTCTGCGTTTCAGCTTCATTGCTTATATctgaaatttataaactaaaacttAAAACTGTATCATCTTAACTTACGGACCTACAActtatgtaattattataaaaagaacaccaagtaaatttcaatgtaaattttctatacattcgTTTATTAAACACGTGAATCAAATGtatcaagtatttattttttaaagcagtacaatataaattataataataatattaaaacctATAGTGCAATACACACTAATAGACCTAAATGTACGCCAAGTATAGAgtctcattattattaattaggaTTCAACGTATTGATCAAAAAGTGATCTATAGTTCCACCAAGTTGCTCTTGAGGAAGTTTTATTTCTTCGTCATTTGTaacaagaaaaacatttttcatattttcaaataattaaaaaattatatatgaatataaataaatattttaaacgggtAGTTTTTTAACCTGACAGGAATCGTAACTTTGAGAAATATCTATAAAAGACACTTCTTACTATTGAAATGTTTCTAGCCGTATCAAAGTTTGTTTAACGAAATGAAAGTTGATTTAGCTGAGTTCGGGATTACATAAATATGAATATACAAAAGAGATTGTGGATTCCATTACTAAGACAGGGTGGGCAGCTGCTAATAAAGCCATCTTCCTTTTCGACCCTCTTAAGTTCTTTATCAGCTCCAGTCATTTCGAGAATGTGAGAGATAGTAGGAGGTAACATGAAAAAATACTCAAGTTCAGAATCAGCATTGAATCGTTTGACTTGTATTTGCTCTTCTGGTATACTCAAAAAATTTAAGTGACTGCTCATTGCAACAGAGTTACTTATCTCCTAAAGTGATTCTTTACCATTGAAATAAGCACCTGGTAAAACGGAACTACTTACATGTAAGAGGGTTTTGTGGTACCTGAATATATTGTTGAACCGTTAAGAAATATTCGCATGGACAACATCTGAATTATGTGCTGTCACTAGGTGCAAGCCATTTTAATACTCGAATGATTAGCCGACTTATATCCTTGAATTAAGTTTTGCAATACATCTATGTAGCGTTTAGTACGCATATGAGTAAAATAATGCCATATACGTTC includes:
- the LOC117176037 gene encoding uncharacterized protein LOC117176037, yielding MDDEDDSFVKFINALNTFGAPTLWESIPDRTNESEIQSGRIIAGDNLDNPDDLLSLETGDKDMEANDEIIEDQQALKILITIRWNMLQGILNELNITFPHLEDKIDAIMIRLNMFQSTLLELQGTLTRLEDHINALKPSNSDIFYL